From a single Candoia aspera isolate rCanAsp1 chromosome 10, rCanAsp1.hap2, whole genome shotgun sequence genomic region:
- the KDF1 gene encoding keratinocyte differentiation factor 1 — translation MLGKKQEHCQNISNYDQPPQDVAVPQRISSPKASDISLEVFSGSTPELKRIRRPRRDRRAYKADPRDSHGGEGETNTFIPRPAESAPPPCCPSLSQAWNTSKAIFCCLVTCGSCFKDCRASISYNSTLTDDGKNQECNGRSPNSPANSSPGEKNGSQAEKSTMGSSFSYPDVKLKGVPLYPNRNPGSATDSDSCYKEPLPEKIPQLSIEKQPAPTSHRSSEEHYSFHESDLEFGELNSSMSSREIDGLIFRKLTELFSVHQIDELAKCTSDTVFLEKTNKISDLINSITQDYHLDEQDAECRLVRGIIRISTRKSRVRPRVPAPSLPSSGENMSRGNPPPSGNETMLASFLTSEEDLPVQISVENTADVQARNMRQGGYSTAGSPLSRGSSFQDTETDSSGAPLLKVYC, via the exons ATGCTTGGGAAGAAACAAGAGCATTGTCAAAACATAAGCAACTATGATCAGCCCCCTCAAGATGTTGCAGTCCCACAGAGAATCAGTTCTCCTAAGGCAAGTGATATCAGCCTGGAGGTATTTAGCGGTTCTACCCCAGAACTTAAACGCATCCGCAGGCCCAGGCGGGATAGAAGAGCCTATAAAGCTGATCCCAGAGACTCCCATGGAGGCGAAGGAGAGACCAACACCTTTATACCCAGACCTGCAGAAAGTGCCCCGCCCCCGTGCTGTCCCAGTCTTTCCCAGGCCTGGAATACCTCCAAAGCAATCTTCTGCTGCCTCGTAACCTGCGGGAGCTGCTTCAAGGACTGCCGAGCCAGTATCTCATACAATAGCACCCTGACTGATGACGGGAAGAACCAGGAGTGCAATGGACGTTCACCCAACAGTCCTGCCAACAGCTCCCCCGGTGAAAAGAACGGAAGCCAAGCTGAGAAGAGCACAATGGGAAGCAGTTTTAGCTACCCTGATGTGAAACTGAAAGGGGTTCCGCTTTATCCAAACCGGAACCCTGGCTCTGCCACAGACTCCGATTCATGTTACAAGGAACCTTTGCCAGAAAAGATCCCTCAGCTCAGCATCGAGAAGCAGCCTGCCCCTACTAGCCACCGAAGCTCTGAGGAACATTATTCCTTCCATGAGTCTGATCTTGAGTTTGGTGAGCTGAACAGCTCCATGTCCAGTAGGGAGATTGATGGCCTAATCTTCAGAAAGCTCACTGAGCTCTTCAGTGTCCACCAGATCGATGAGTTGGCCAAGTGTACATCAGACACGGTCTTCCTGGAGAAGACCAACAAGATCTCAGACCTCATCAACAGCATTACTCAGGACTACCATTTGGATGAGCAGGATGCCGAATGTAGGCTGGTCCGGGGCATCATACGCATCAGCACACGCAAAAGCAGGGTCCGACCCCGTGTCCCTGCCCCGAGTCTCCCAAGTTCAGGGGAGAACATGAGCCGAGGCAACCCACCTCCCAGTGGCAATGAGACTATGCTGGCATCTTTTCTCACTAGTGAAGAAG ATTTACCTGTTCAGATATCGGTAGAAAATACAGCGGATGTGCAAGCCAGAAACATGAGGCAAGGCGGCTACAGCACAGCAG